One Arcobacter sp. F155 DNA window includes the following coding sequences:
- a CDS encoding sulfite exporter TauE/SafE family protein — METDFIIVFTLVILISSFIHGSIGFGFGLISTPVVALFTDIQTTITYIIIPTMIVNLVSILSEGKFFEALRKFWLIILLMVIGSIVGTYILVYYNSEYFKLILAFIIFFYLFQSLVKLRASFIADYPKSSTYGLGLVGGVVSGLTNVVAPLTIMYTLELKYSKKDTIQLSNLCFLFTKVGQVATFVYFGEFSSQAVQISFASMFIVAIGLYFGIKIKKKIDAKFYAKILKVLLFIIAWVLVFQTVEF; from the coding sequence ATGGAAACAGATTTTATAATCGTTTTTACACTTGTTATTCTTATCTCTTCTTTTATACATGGAAGTATAGGTTTTGGTTTTGGTCTTATTTCAACTCCAGTAGTTGCACTTTTTACAGATATTCAAACAACAATCACATATATAATAATCCCAACAATGATAGTAAATCTTGTAAGCATACTAAGCGAGGGCAAGTTTTTTGAAGCTTTACGGAAGTTTTGGCTTATCATTTTACTTATGGTTATAGGAAGTATAGTTGGAACATATATCTTGGTTTATTACAACTCTGAGTATTTTAAACTTATTCTTGCATTTATAATATTCTTTTATCTTTTCCAATCACTAGTTAAACTAAGAGCTAGCTTTATAGCAGATTATCCTAAGTCTTCAACTTATGGATTGGGACTTGTAGGAGGAGTTGTATCTGGACTTACAAATGTAGTTGCTCCACTTACTATTATGTATACTTTAGAGTTAAAATACTCAAAAAAAGATACAATTCAACTATCAAATTTATGTTTTCTTTTTACAAAAGTAGGGCAGGTTGCTACTTTTGTTTACTTTGGAGAGTTTAGTTCTCAAGCAGTACAAATATCATTTGCAAGTATGTTTATAGTTGCTATTGGTCTTTATTTTGGAATAAAAATAAAGAAAAAAATAGATGCAAAATTTTATGCAAAGATATTAAAAGTCTTATTGTTTATTATTGCATGGGTATTAGTTTTTCAAACAGTTGAATTTTAA